In Holophagales bacterium, one DNA window encodes the following:
- a CDS encoding DUF4388 domain-containing protein gives MSDVATLAVVRPEDSMAVQGSLEELSIPDLIQLVSAGAKTGVFELRRGQQTGQIYLNRGRIVDAAVGELQGDEAVFALLLWQEGEFAFLPGAEHPSVTVQMSNSNLLMEGARRIDEWKVLSKKIPSLDLIPAFTPTGGATSVSFNPQEWAIVRRIDEHRSIDEIATLVGMPTFDVCKVLYGLLSSEVLELRGQAAPPPPPPPEPSTPAPEPAAPLVAGATADRQKQINDLHAFFNQHIRETLGLRGFMLQLQAEKATSLGDFFVLRDPFLTAVRKAKGEAVAVGLETALDKLLQ, from the coding sequence GTGAGCGACGTCGCGACACTCGCCGTCGTTCGACCGGAGGACAGCATGGCCGTCCAGGGAAGCCTGGAAGAACTCTCGATTCCCGACCTGATCCAGCTCGTTTCGGCTGGCGCGAAGACCGGTGTCTTCGAGTTGCGCCGCGGCCAGCAGACCGGCCAGATCTACCTCAATCGCGGCCGGATCGTCGACGCGGCCGTCGGCGAACTGCAGGGGGACGAGGCCGTCTTCGCACTGCTGCTGTGGCAGGAGGGCGAGTTCGCGTTTCTTCCCGGTGCCGAGCACCCCTCGGTGACCGTCCAGATGTCGAACAGCAACCTCCTGATGGAGGGCGCCCGGCGCATCGACGAGTGGAAGGTCCTGTCGAAGAAGATCCCGTCTCTCGACCTGATCCCTGCCTTCACCCCCACGGGCGGAGCTACCTCGGTCTCGTTCAACCCCCAGGAGTGGGCGATCGTCCGCCGGATCGACGAACATCGCTCGATCGACGAAATCGCCACCTTGGTCGGCATGCCGACCTTCGACGTCTGCAAGGTGCTCTACGGCCTCCTGAGCTCCGAGGTGCTCGAGCTGCGCGGACAGGCCGCACCACCGCCTCCTCCGCCACCCGAGCCATCCACCCCGGCCCCGGAGCCGGCGGCACCACTCGTTGCCGGCGCCACGGCGGACCGCCAAAAGCAGATCAACGACCTGCACGCATTCTTCAACCAGCACATCCGCGAGACCCTCGGCCTGCGCGGCTTCATGCTGCAGTTGCAGGCGGAGAAGGCCACCTCCCTCGGCGACTTCTTCGTCCTTCGCGACCCCTTCCTCACCGCGGTCCGCAAGGCCAAGGGCGAAGCCGTCGCCGTCGGCCTCGAGACCGCGCTCGACAAGCTGCTGCAGTAG